One region of Jonesiaceae bacterium BS-20 genomic DNA includes:
- a CDS encoding AbgT family transporter produces the protein MMFVYLIGIIAVLSTLIAPGGTWTIYDSATGEPAEAPDYVVSEETFPDRSLRSIEGMRFFFSSYVDNFAGFGVVVVVLISMAGVGVCEHAGLMGALIRRIVQAAPPKWLAFILAFVGVLSSVATDAGYLFLVPLAAAAFLSVGQHPLAGMAAAFAGVGAVFGVNILITPSDSMLTEVTNGVLNSLNMAPTIQPSAQPTTMRMKWSMGLEKSVDSGTQCGRSSPISR, from the coding sequence ATGATGTTTGTCTACTTGATCGGAATTATCGCGGTCTTATCTACCCTCATAGCACCCGGTGGTACTTGGACAATCTATGACTCCGCCACCGGGGAACCTGCGGAAGCGCCGGACTATGTTGTCTCGGAAGAGACATTTCCGGACCGGAGCTTGCGATCAATCGAGGGCATGCGCTTCTTCTTCTCCTCATACGTTGATAACTTTGCGGGCTTTGGTGTAGTCGTGGTCGTCTTGATTTCCATGGCCGGTGTGGGAGTCTGCGAACATGCGGGTCTCATGGGCGCATTGATCCGCCGTATCGTTCAGGCTGCTCCACCCAAATGGCTAGCATTCATCTTGGCCTTTGTTGGTGTGCTTTCTTCGGTTGCGACCGATGCCGGTTACCTCTTCTTGGTTCCGTTGGCGGCCGCCGCTTTCTTATCGGTCGGGCAACATCCGCTAGCGGGAATGGCAGCGGCATTTGCCGGAGTCGGTGCGGTGTTTGGGGTAAACATACTCATAACACCCTCGGACTCAATGCTGACCGAGGTTACCAATGGTGTTCTGAACTCGCTCAACATGGCCCCTACAATCCAGCCGAGCGCTCAACCGACCACGATGAGGATGAAGTGGTCGATGGGGCTTGAGAAAAGCGTGGACTCAGGTACGCAATGTGGGCGTTCTTCGCCTATCTCGCGTTGA